The following coding sequences lie in one Treponema socranskii subsp. buccale genomic window:
- a CDS encoding ABC transporter ATP-binding protein, translating to MAIVQVKDLRKTYPLGKVQVEAVKGVDFSIERSEFVSISGPSGSGKSTILNMIGLIDTPTSGSLIINDENIYGEADFTSLSKNQNKKVKIPGRLDKKMTSLRHEYLGFIFQSFNLIPVLNVYENIEFPLLFGMPKGTKKQMSEWIDYLIEKVGLTEWKHHKSNELSGGQRQRVAIARALVTKPHIVLADEPTANLDSKTGNQILELMKEVNKEIKTTFIFSTHDAKIVDMTNHRIKILDGLVIEDIKMNA from the coding sequence ATGGCCATAGTGCAGGTAAAGGATTTACGCAAAACCTACCCGCTCGGAAAGGTGCAGGTTGAAGCGGTAAAGGGTGTGGATTTTTCGATTGAACGGAGCGAATTCGTTTCGATTTCGGGTCCCTCGGGTTCGGGAAAATCCACTATTTTAAATATGATAGGTTTGATCGACACGCCCACAAGCGGTTCTCTTATCATCAACGACGAAAATATCTACGGCGAAGCTGATTTTACCTCGCTTTCGAAAAACCAAAATAAAAAGGTAAAGATTCCCGGCAGGCTCGATAAAAAAATGACCTCGCTTCGCCACGAGTATTTGGGCTTTATTTTTCAATCGTTCAACCTGATTCCGGTATTGAATGTGTATGAAAACATCGAGTTTCCGCTTTTGTTCGGTATGCCCAAAGGAACCAAAAAACAGATGAGCGAGTGGATAGACTATCTTATCGAAAAGGTCGGCCTTACCGAATGGAAGCATCACAAGTCGAACGAACTTTCAGGCGGTCAGCGCCAGCGTGTTGCAATTGCGCGCGCCCTCGTTACCAAGCCGCACATTGTGCTTGCGGACGAGCCCACGGCGAACCTCGATTCGAAAACGGGAAATCAGATTCTCGAATTGATGAAAGAAGTCAATAAAGAAATAAAAACCACCTTTATTTTTTCAACCCACGACGCAAAGATTGTCGATATGACAAACCACCGCATTAAGATTTTGGACGGTCTTGTCATCGAAGATATAAAGATGAACGCATAA
- a CDS encoding ABC transporter permease: MNTIVLKMAVKNLFANKAKLIITLSLIGLGTFFVISGLGILNFAMKQTRDVCISDFTGDILITGKSDQKGVTVELLGAYQNAAISMDLPKMPYVLPFEKITDKLRTMPEIKDFTSSTVALSVLKPADLPDSWKPSAADMRESPYMYTLGIAPQQYRRVFQTAHIYEGAYPSSDDEKFVLIPSEVKEKYEKYYGRELKVGDEIIMTALMGKKAKQQRLFVTGFFTYAHPDTAISDIAYTDTDTGRILAGMTLGARTASNIPDSIDLSLSEKSEDELFGSDDAFSIFEADASAENKTDFDNLLGSTELRDRLNLADNEAWHHIAIKLKDSTKTASLIKYLNIWFTEEHISAQALDWKGGMHSYVRAIGATRVLFITMLVILSVTVLIVIMNTLVVAVMQRNAEIGTMRALGAKKSFVRKIFFTESFFMSIAGVCIGVILALIAALIVNSLNIELNRTLSAMFGGKRMRIHISMLSIVGTMFSMFAAGVVANWYPVRLALKISPLEAINR, translated from the coding sequence ATGAATACGATAGTTTTAAAAATGGCGGTAAAAAATCTTTTTGCAAATAAGGCAAAGCTGATTATTACCCTGTCGCTCATAGGTTTGGGAACTTTTTTTGTTATATCGGGCTTGGGTATTTTAAATTTTGCGATGAAGCAAACCCGCGATGTTTGCATAAGCGATTTTACCGGCGATATTTTAATTACGGGAAAAAGCGATCAAAAGGGTGTCACTGTGGAGCTTTTGGGCGCGTATCAAAACGCCGCTATAAGCATGGATTTACCGAAAATGCCCTATGTACTGCCCTTTGAAAAAATTACGGACAAACTGCGCACAATGCCGGAAATAAAGGATTTTACCTCTTCCACGGTTGCCCTGAGCGTTCTCAAACCGGCCGATTTACCCGATTCGTGGAAACCTTCGGCCGCCGATATGCGGGAAAGCCCCTATATGTATACACTGGGCATAGCACCGCAACAATACCGCAGGGTTTTTCAAACCGCTCACATATATGAGGGCGCTTATCCTTCTTCCGATGATGAAAAATTCGTTTTGATTCCTTCGGAAGTAAAAGAAAAATATGAAAAATACTACGGACGCGAATTAAAAGTCGGCGATGAAATTATTATGACGGCCCTTATGGGAAAAAAGGCAAAGCAGCAGCGGCTTTTTGTAACGGGCTTTTTTACTTACGCGCATCCTGATACGGCCATATCCGATATTGCGTACACCGACACGGACACCGGCCGCATTCTTGCCGGCATGACCCTCGGTGCGCGCACCGCTTCGAACATTCCCGATTCAATCGATTTAAGTCTTTCGGAAAAATCGGAAGACGAATTGTTCGGAAGCGACGATGCCTTTTCGATTTTTGAAGCGGACGCTTCCGCCGAAAACAAAACCGACTTCGACAACCTTTTGGGAAGTACGGAACTGCGCGACAGGCTGAATCTTGCGGACAACGAAGCATGGCATCACATAGCAATAAAGCTTAAAGATTCGACAAAAACCGCAAGCCTTATAAAATATTTAAATATCTGGTTTACCGAAGAACATATCAGTGCGCAAGCTTTGGATTGGAAGGGCGGCATGCATTCATATGTTCGGGCAATAGGAGCGACCCGCGTGTTGTTTATCACCATGCTGGTAATCCTTTCGGTTACGGTTTTAATCGTGATTATGAATACGCTGGTTGTCGCGGTTATGCAGCGCAATGCGGAAATCGGTACGATGCGGGCACTCGGGGCTAAAAAAAGTTTTGTGCGTAAAATCTTTTTTACCGAATCCTTTTTTATGTCCATTGCGGGCGTATGTATCGGCGTGATTCTTGCGCTTATAGCCGCCCTCATTGTCAATTCGTTGAACATAGAATTGAACAGAACGCTTTCGGCTATGTTCGGCGGCAAAAGAATGCGCATACATATTTCCATGTTGTCGATTGTCGGAACAATGTTTTCGATGTTTGCGGCGGGAGTCGTTGCAAACTGGTATCCGGTGCGGCTGGCCCTGAAAATCAGTCCGCTTGAAGCGATAAACCGTTAA
- a CDS encoding pyridoxal-phosphate dependent enzyme, with protein sequence MSYNDDDTHTLQAIYASRGAAISVSEEDIKNSRSLLAKQEGIFCEASSAVSYAAYKKDSESGCISKDDKTVCLITGHGLKQKTSY encoded by the coding sequence TTGTCTTATAACGACGACGACACTCACACTTTGCAGGCAATATATGCATCCCGAGGTGCTGCAATTTCCGTTTCGGAAGAAGATATAAAAAACAGTCGCTCATTGCTTGCAAAGCAGGAGGGTATATTTTGCGAGGCTTCGTCTGCCGTTTCATATGCCGCTTATAAAAAAGATTCGGAAAGCGGTTGTATATCAAAAGATGATAAAACAGTGTGCTTAATAACCGGTCACGGTTTAAAACAAAAGACAAGTTATTAA
- the rbsD gene encoding D-ribose pyranase — MIRDGIFHPQLLRVMGELRHRDMLVIGDAGLPVPKGVERIDLGWKAGSPGYLEVLEELLKHLVIEEALFANEAKSVSPEFHEKALMLLPEGLKVSYVPHSELKKESERAKAIILTGEFTGYTNVILTCGCAY; from the coding sequence ATGATCAGAGATGGGATTTTTCATCCGCAGTTGCTCCGTGTTATGGGAGAGCTGAGACATAGAGATATGTTGGTAATCGGAGATGCAGGACTTCCTGTTCCGAAGGGCGTAGAGCGGATCGACCTGGGTTGGAAGGCGGGAAGTCCCGGATACTTAGAAGTGTTGGAGGAGCTTTTAAAGCATCTTGTGATAGAGGAGGCATTATTTGCAAATGAGGCTAAAAGTGTGTCGCCGGAGTTTCATGAAAAAGCGCTTATGCTTCTTCCTGAAGGATTGAAGGTAAGTTATGTTCCGCATTCAGAATTAAAAAAGGAAAGCGAGCGAGCGAAGGCGATCATTCTGACCGGAGAATTTACGGGCTATACAAATGTAATCCTTACCTGCGGCTGTGCCTACTGA
- a CDS encoding sugar ABC transporter ATP-binding protein, with amino-acid sequence MDECVLRVESVVKTFPGVTALKDAHLEINRGEVHAICGENGAGKSTLMKIIAGAQPYTSGHIYVDGQEVVFHSTRDAEKHGIAMIYQEFNMVPELTTAENMYLGRLPLKKMGMLDWERLYRDAEETLKRLRLRIDAKTKVKNLSVAEAQMTEIAKCLTIGAKIIIMDEPTAALTDEEIKVLFEIIGDLKKRGISIIYISHRMDEIFRIADRLTVFRDGCYIDTKEIEATDYAEVVSLMVGRSVDCLYPKREYTPREIVFEAKNIIGRGVYDVSIALHRGEILGISGLVGSGTIELSKMIYGAIPMKAGKVFVHGKEIDNSSPDKAIAGGIGFVSDDRKNEGLVLGRSILENITLSSLKKFTKGVQLQKREEQRAVQAEIGRLNIKVSSPQQLAGRLSGGNQQKAVFAKVLEADTEILILDEPTRGVDVGAKAEIYSIMDQMTKEGKSIILISTDIPEVIGMSDRVVIMRGGVQVLELGKGELIQEKILAYESGGVEE; translated from the coding sequence ATGGATGAATGTGTATTGAGGGTAGAATCGGTAGTGAAAACCTTCCCGGGTGTAACGGCTCTGAAAGATGCACATCTTGAGATCAACAGAGGTGAGGTGCATGCGATCTGCGGTGAAAACGGCGCCGGAAAATCAACGCTGATGAAGATCATTGCAGGTGCACAGCCCTATACTTCAGGACATATCTATGTTGACGGACAAGAGGTTGTGTTCCATTCCACAAGAGATGCGGAAAAGCATGGGATTGCAATGATTTATCAGGAATTCAATATGGTTCCGGAGCTGACGACGGCAGAGAACATGTATTTGGGACGTCTGCCATTGAAAAAAATGGGAATGCTTGACTGGGAGAGGCTGTACCGGGATGCTGAGGAAACGCTGAAACGTCTCAGGCTTCGGATCGACGCCAAAACAAAGGTGAAGAACCTTAGTGTTGCAGAAGCGCAAATGACGGAGATTGCGAAATGCCTCACAATCGGAGCAAAGATTATCATTATGGATGAGCCGACGGCTGCGCTGACAGATGAAGAAATCAAGGTACTGTTTGAAATTATAGGCGATCTGAAAAAACGAGGCATCTCGATTATCTATATTTCGCATCGTATGGATGAAATCTTTCGGATTGCAGACAGACTGACGGTATTCAGGGATGGCTGCTATATTGACACCAAGGAAATCGAAGCTACAGATTATGCCGAGGTGGTTTCTCTGATGGTAGGCCGGAGTGTGGACTGTCTGTATCCCAAAAGAGAGTATACGCCGAGGGAAATTGTCTTTGAGGCAAAAAATATTATCGGAAGAGGCGTGTACGATGTCAGTATCGCTCTGCATAGAGGAGAAATCCTCGGAATCTCCGGATTGGTGGGCTCCGGTACCATAGAACTGTCCAAAATGATTTACGGTGCGATACCGATGAAAGCGGGAAAGGTTTTTGTCCATGGAAAAGAAATTGACAATTCCAGCCCTGATAAGGCAATCGCCGGCGGAATTGGATTTGTCTCGGATGACAGAAAAAATGAAGGGCTTGTACTCGGACGAAGCATCCTCGAAAACATCACGCTTTCCTCTCTGAAGAAGTTTACAAAGGGTGTGCAACTACAGAAAAGGGAGGAGCAGCGGGCGGTACAGGCAGAGATCGGAAGGTTAAACATCAAAGTCAGCAGTCCGCAGCAGCTTGCGGGACGACTGAGCGGAGGAAATCAGCAGAAGGCCGTATTTGCCAAGGTACTGGAAGCGGATACGGAAATTTTAATTCTGGACGAGCCGACGCGAGGTGTAGATGTCGGCGCTAAGGCGGAGATTTACAGTATCATGGATCAGATGACAAAGGAAGGGAAGAGCATCATCCTAATTTCGACGGACATTCCTGAGGTAATTGGCATGAGCGACAGAGTCGTCATCATGAGAGGGGGAGTTCAGGTTCTGGAACTTGGTAAGGGAGAACTGATTCAGGAGAAGATATTGGCCTATGAATCGGGAGGAGTCGAAGAATGA
- a CDS encoding alanine:cation symporter family protein, with protein MALRYGLSRGTASNEAGMGSAPFAHASAQTDFPARQGLWGIYDSDCHSGSIIVL; from the coding sequence TTGGCATTAAGATACGGCTTGTCCAGAGGAACCGCTTCAAACGAAGCGGGAATGGGTTCCGCTCCCTTTGCCCATGCATCCGCACAAACGGATTTTCCTGCCAGACAGGGATTATGGGGTATATACGATAGCGACTGCCATAGCGGATCCATTATTGTCTTATAA
- a CDS encoding substrate-binding domain-containing protein, whose translation MKKRLMTAALAMIMAVSLIGCRAGGKAATQAKKSGTADGMMIGLSMNTQTNPFFVSVQQGVKDAASKYGIEIVATDAQDNPAIQAKDVENLIAMKPAAIIVDTCDSDAIIPSIEACNEAGIPVFTMDRKSNGGEVVAHIGYDAIKSGAMAADYLAKALGGKGKLVELQGIMGSNVAQDRHQGFSERIKKYPEIKVVQSEVANFDRATAMSVMENILSANPQIDGLYAANDEMALGAVEAIEAAGRLGEITIIGCDCIDDTIDAMKEGKIEASISEPPYGLGVSILEAAHTYLEGGEVPKSVILGNQVLEAKDAGSYDSKREVKIVSQQ comes from the coding sequence ATGAAAAAAAGGCTTATGACAGCAGCGTTAGCAATGATTATGGCAGTCTCCCTGATCGGCTGCCGTGCCGGAGGAAAAGCGGCAACTCAGGCAAAAAAAAGCGGTACTGCAGACGGGATGATGATTGGGCTTTCCATGAACACACAGACCAATCCCTTCTTCGTATCGGTACAGCAGGGTGTAAAGGATGCGGCTTCGAAGTATGGCATTGAAATTGTGGCAACGGATGCACAGGACAATCCGGCCATTCAGGCAAAGGACGTCGAGAACCTGATCGCTATGAAACCGGCGGCAATCATTGTAGATACCTGTGATTCCGATGCCATCATTCCTTCCATTGAGGCCTGCAATGAGGCAGGAATTCCGGTCTTTACCATGGACAGAAAGTCAAATGGCGGAGAAGTTGTGGCGCATATCGGCTATGACGCGATCAAGTCGGGAGCCATGGCGGCAGACTATCTTGCAAAAGCTCTTGGAGGAAAAGGGAAGCTGGTGGAGCTTCAGGGCATCATGGGCAGCAATGTTGCGCAGGACAGACATCAGGGATTTTCGGAGCGGATCAAAAAGTATCCGGAGATCAAGGTAGTGCAGTCCGAGGTTGCAAACTTTGATAGAGCAACAGCCATGAGCGTGATGGAGAATATCCTTTCTGCAAACCCGCAGATCGACGGTCTGTATGCGGCAAATGATGAAATGGCGCTTGGAGCTGTGGAGGCAATTGAGGCTGCAGGGCGTCTGGGTGAGATCACAATAATCGGTTGTGACTGCATCGACGACACCATTGATGCAATGAAGGAAGGTAAAATCGAGGCGTCCATTTCCGAACCGCCCTATGGACTTGGCGTATCCATTCTGGAAGCTGCGCATACCTACCTTGAGGGCGGAGAGGTTCCCAAGAGCGTCATTCTCGGAAATCAAGTACTGGAGGCTAAGGATGCCGGAAGCTATGATTCGAAGAGAGAAGTCAAGATTGTAAGCCAGCAGTAA
- a CDS encoding ABC transporter permease, whose translation MNKLNKRVLISQVNIYRSVLILLFICVVATILSKNFLSVSNLFNVIRQVAVGGLVACGMTFVILTGGIDLSVGSIVGLTGALSAGVLRTTDNILLAVFVAVMVGVLCGMVNGFFVSYCGIPAFIATLGMMTLLRGCVLVYTRGSPIAVKNAVYKFIGKGSFLGVPLPIVLVIIFFLLGHYVLTQTPFGRAVYALGGSREAARLAGIRIRVTEWMVYTINGLMCSVAGIVLTSRLASAQSTGGEGIEMDAIAAVILGGTSLSGGSGFILPTVVGAIIMGIIDNLLTLMKIDPHATNIVKGIVILLAVLADKKVNELSARAEV comes from the coding sequence ATGAATAAATTAAATAAGCGAGTGCTGATATCACAGGTCAATATCTATCGCTCGGTATTGATTTTACTGTTCATCTGTGTTGTTGCAACCATTCTGTCAAAGAATTTTTTGAGCGTCAGCAACCTGTTTAATGTAATTCGTCAGGTAGCGGTGGGCGGGCTGGTTGCCTGCGGGATGACTTTTGTGATTCTGACAGGAGGAATAGATCTGTCCGTTGGTTCGATTGTAGGGCTTACGGGTGCTCTGTCCGCAGGTGTTCTTCGGACAACAGACAATATACTGCTGGCGGTTTTTGTAGCAGTGATGGTGGGTGTCCTCTGTGGTATGGTCAACGGCTTCTTTGTTTCATACTGCGGCATCCCTGCATTTATTGCGACGCTTGGCATGATGACCCTGCTTCGGGGCTGCGTACTGGTCTATACGCGGGGCTCTCCGATTGCCGTTAAAAATGCAGTGTATAAGTTTATCGGAAAGGGGAGTTTCCTTGGAGTCCCGCTGCCGATTGTGCTGGTGATTATTTTCTTTCTGCTTGGACACTATGTGCTTACACAGACTCCGTTTGGAAGAGCGGTTTATGCACTGGGCGGTAGCAGAGAGGCGGCGAGGCTTGCCGGAATCCGTATCAGAGTAACAGAGTGGATGGTATATACAATCAATGGACTGATGTGCTCTGTTGCGGGTATCGTGCTTACCTCGCGGCTTGCCTCTGCGCAGTCTACCGGAGGAGAGGGTATTGAAATGGATGCGATAGCAGCAGTGATTTTAGGAGGAACCAGTTTGAGCGGCGGCAGCGGCTTTATTCTGCCGACAGTGGTTGGTGCAATTATCATGGGCATTATTGACAATCTTTTAACGCTGATGAAAATAGATCCGCATGCTACCAATATTGTAAAGGGCATAGTAATTTTGTTGGCTGTACTTGCGGATAAGAAGGTCAATGAGCTTTCCGCAAGAGCAGAGGTGTAA
- a CDS encoding outer membrane lipoprotein-sorting protein, producing the protein MFKKTIIVFCALLCAPFVFAQVPDTETMYAIMDKAFVNNNFLEDFTCTLSLIIEKPNEPKEAAQFKLFRRDVKDQTCLVQIAPEADKGVGYLQEKNNLWAYDPISRSFTHSSLKRNLGNSDAKISDVNKKEKFKDSWEILNIEESKLGKFDVYAVTAKALDKDASYAQEKFFVRKDEGLILKVESYGASGRHMRTTLVPKYAKVNGVPLPVHQIHINELVKGEKTTQIFADFDNSKIPDVVFTKAYLEKIN; encoded by the coding sequence ATGTTCAAAAAAACAATAATTGTATTTTGCGCACTTTTGTGCGCGCCTTTCGTTTTTGCACAAGTGCCCGATACCGAAACGATGTACGCTATTATGGATAAGGCTTTTGTTAACAACAACTTTTTGGAAGACTTTACCTGTACCCTTTCGTTGATTATCGAAAAGCCGAACGAACCGAAAGAAGCCGCCCAATTCAAATTATTCCGGCGCGACGTAAAAGATCAAACCTGCCTTGTGCAAATTGCGCCCGAAGCGGACAAGGGTGTCGGCTACCTTCAGGAAAAAAACAACCTGTGGGCATACGACCCCATATCGCGCAGTTTTACGCACTCGTCCCTTAAACGTAATTTGGGCAACAGCGATGCGAAAATATCGGATGTAAACAAAAAAGAAAAATTTAAAGATTCGTGGGAAATCCTTAACATAGAAGAAAGCAAACTCGGCAAATTCGACGTATACGCGGTAACCGCCAAAGCCCTCGATAAAGACGCTTCTTATGCGCAGGAAAAGTTTTTTGTGCGAAAAGACGAAGGCTTGATTTTAAAAGTCGAAAGCTACGGAGCAAGCGGCCGCCACATGAGGACTACCCTCGTTCCCAAATATGCAAAGGTAAACGGGGTACCCCTTCCCGTCCATCAAATTCACATAAACGAATTGGTAAAGGGAGAAAAGACGACGCAAATTTTTGCAGACTTCGACAATTCGAAAATCCCCGACGTCGTCTTTACAAAGGCCTATTTGGAGAAAATAAACTGA
- the deoC gene encoding deoxyribose-phosphate aldolase: MNIAGMIDHTMLKADASSETIRRYCREAKEHGFASVCVNTCHVPLVAKELKGSPVKVCCVVGFPLGAMLSTAKAFETAEAVKLGAEEVDMVINIGAMKDKNYKFVREDIRAVVKAASGKTVKVILETCLLDKEEIIKACELSVEAGADFVKTSTGFSTGGANVEDVALMKHTVGEKARVKASGGIRTPEQAEALIRAGADRIGAGNGLVLL, encoded by the coding sequence ATGAATATTGCAGGGATGATCGATCACACGATGCTTAAGGCGGATGCAAGCTCGGAAACTATCAGGCGATATTGCAGGGAGGCAAAGGAACATGGCTTTGCATCGGTATGTGTGAATACTTGTCATGTACCGCTTGTTGCAAAAGAACTGAAAGGAAGTCCGGTAAAGGTTTGCTGTGTGGTGGGCTTTCCACTCGGCGCGATGCTTAGCACAGCGAAGGCCTTTGAGACGGCGGAGGCGGTAAAACTCGGTGCGGAAGAGGTGGATATGGTCATCAACATCGGAGCTATGAAGGATAAAAATTATAAGTTTGTCAGAGAGGATATACGGGCTGTAGTGAAAGCTGCCTCAGGGAAAACGGTCAAGGTGATTCTTGAGACCTGTCTTCTTGATAAGGAAGAAATCATAAAAGCCTGTGAACTTTCCGTAGAAGCGGGTGCTGATTTTGTAAAGACCTCTACAGGCTTTTCGACCGGCGGGGCGAATGTGGAAGATGTAGCGCTTATGAAACATACGGTAGGAGAGAAGGCTAGGGTGAAGGCAAGCGGAGGAATCCGCACGCCGGAGCAGGCAGAGGCGCTGATCCGGGCGGGTGCAGATCGGATCGGAGCCGGAAATGGACTGGTGCTGCTGTAA
- a CDS encoding helix-turn-helix domain-containing protein, producing the protein MLEEMMIDAVFNIGKTKEDLTKEDKIKIVQYLNNKGFFLIKKAANKLAAFLGLTRYTIYNYLK; encoded by the coding sequence TTGCTTGAAGAAATGATGATAGATGCTGTCTTTAATATAGGCAAAACCAAGGAAGATTTGACAAAAGAAGATAAAATTAAAATCGTACAATATTTAAATAATAAGGGATTCTTTCTGATAAAAAAAGCCGCCAACAAACTAGCGGCATTTTTAGGACTTACCCGCTATACCATATACAACTATCTCAAATAA
- a CDS encoding ABC transporter permease: MNILKIAFKNLNRQKRRSILLLLAVAFAFLVVVFMDGMTAGALKSMTGEIAKIVGGHVYIIGAQKGPDKDEDDESLKTLNREEIDLIDGIVKQTGIEAEYVIKRMRNDGKLIFEGKEASSQIDGCDFESEKLLHDSILFKEGSWEGMKKENALLISETTAKALNAGLHDVVLYETKTASGQLTVAELQIEGIAVDRSAFGGITNYINFEYARTISQLPEGVVEVYALFLKNPDMQEVLADKIEKELAKTAEVIDRALAKKTSPSNPGNYMFSQLDEGKWEGTKYGVITFFDFAPQMATLMCTLQFVSFGVLAALLLITMIGISNTFKIIVHERKGEIGTMRSCGVGRGSIRALFIAEASFLSIIGAAAGFVLALIIMQIFTLIPIAKDSSFAVFTKNGHFTWILSFVPVVIKFLTVWVLTLLTVAGSASRAANMVPAEALRAGK, encoded by the coding sequence ATGAATATATTGAAAATTGCATTCAAAAACTTAAACCGGCAAAAAAGGCGAAGTATTTTACTCCTGCTTGCCGTTGCCTTTGCATTTTTAGTCGTTGTTTTTATGGACGGAATGACCGCCGGCGCTTTAAAAAGCATGACCGGAGAAATCGCAAAGATTGTGGGCGGCCACGTATACATAATCGGTGCACAAAAAGGACCCGACAAAGATGAGGATGATGAATCGCTTAAAACTTTAAACCGCGAAGAAATAGACCTGATTGACGGCATTGTCAAACAAACGGGCATAGAAGCCGAGTACGTTATCAAGCGGATGCGCAATGACGGCAAACTTATTTTCGAAGGGAAAGAAGCAAGTTCGCAAATCGACGGCTGCGACTTTGAAAGCGAAAAACTGCTGCACGACAGTATTTTATTTAAAGAAGGAAGCTGGGAAGGTATGAAAAAGGAAAACGCCCTTTTAATTTCCGAAACAACCGCCAAAGCTTTAAACGCCGGACTTCACGATGTAGTTTTATATGAAACAAAAACGGCATCGGGGCAGTTGACGGTTGCCGAATTGCAAATTGAAGGTATTGCCGTAGACCGCTCGGCTTTCGGCGGCATTACGAATTATATCAATTTTGAATATGCACGTACTATAAGTCAGCTTCCTGAAGGGGTAGTCGAAGTGTATGCGCTTTTTCTTAAAAACCCGGATATGCAGGAAGTTCTTGCCGACAAAATTGAAAAAGAACTTGCAAAAACTGCCGAGGTTATCGACAGAGCGCTTGCAAAAAAAACCAGCCCGTCAAATCCCGGCAACTATATGTTTTCACAACTGGACGAGGGAAAATGGGAAGGTACAAAATACGGCGTTATCACCTTTTTCGACTTTGCACCGCAAATGGCAACCCTTATGTGCACATTGCAGTTTGTAAGCTTCGGTGTTTTAGCCGCCCTTTTGCTTATTACGATGATAGGTATTTCAAACACCTTTAAAATAATCGTACACGAACGCAAGGGCGAAATCGGTACTATGCGCTCCTGCGGCGTCGGACGCGGCAGTATACGGGCTCTCTTTATCGCCGAAGCTTCGTTTTTATCGATTATCGGAGCCGCCGCGGGTTTTGTACTTGCTCTTATTATTATGCAGATTTTTACCCTTATACCGATTGCAAAAGATTCTTCGTTTGCAGTTTTTACAAAAAACGGACATTTTACATGGATTCTATCCTTTGTGCCGGTTGTTATAAAATTCCTCACCGTGTGGGTTTTAACATTGCTGACGGTAGCGGGCTCCGCCTCCCGGGCGGCAAACATGGTTCCGGCCGAAGCATTGCGGGCGGGAAAATAA
- the rbsK gene encoding ribokinase: protein MGKKVMVFGSFVVDLMSRAPHLPVPGETVKGSIFKMGPGGKGFNQGVAAHKAGADVAMVTKLGKDTFANVALDTMHALSMDTAHIFQTEEAETGAALIMVDEKSSQNKIVVVLGACNSITEAEVESLSGLLSESEYLLTQLETNVSAVEKLVKMAKERGVKVILNTAPIQPISDVLLSGVDLITPNEVEAEILTGVPITDEENAGKAADWFFAKGVKDVMITLGGRGVYVAAREKRGIVPAFRVNAIDTTGAGDAFNGGLVTALAEGKDLWEAAIFASAVAALSVQKIGTTPSMPTREEIDAFLEKHREEIL, encoded by the coding sequence ATGGGAAAAAAGGTCATGGTTTTTGGAAGCTTTGTAGTGGATTTAATGAGTAGAGCGCCGCATTTGCCGGTTCCGGGGGAGACGGTGAAGGGAAGCATCTTCAAAATGGGTCCCGGCGGCAAGGGCTTTAATCAGGGAGTTGCGGCACATAAGGCGGGCGCGGATGTTGCCATGGTGACGAAACTCGGAAAAGATACCTTTGCCAATGTGGCGCTTGACACCATGCATGCGCTGAGCATGGATACTGCGCATATTTTCCAGACAGAGGAAGCGGAGACCGGTGCTGCGCTCATTATGGTTGATGAGAAAAGCAGCCAGAATAAAATCGTAGTGGTGCTGGGGGCATGCAACAGTATTACAGAGGCAGAGGTGGAAAGCCTTTCCGGATTGCTTTCTGAGTCGGAATACCTTTTGACACAACTTGAGACCAATGTTTCCGCAGTGGAGAAATTGGTGAAAATGGCGAAGGAGCGCGGGGTGAAGGTTATCCTGAATACGGCGCCGATTCAACCGATCAGCGATGTGCTGCTCTCCGGAGTGGATCTGATTACGCCGAATGAGGTGGAAGCTGAGATCTTGACCGGAGTACCGATCACGGATGAAGAAAATGCGGGAAAAGCAGCAGATTGGTTTTTTGCCAAAGGCGTTAAGGATGTTATGATAACATTGGGCGGAAGAGGTGTGTACGTTGCGGCTCGGGAAAAGCGCGGGATAGTTCCGGCGTTTCGGGTCAATGCCATAGATACCACCGGGGCGGGAGACGCCTTCAACGGAGGGCTTGTCACTGCGCTCGCTGAGGGGAAGGACCTTTGGGAGGCGGCTATCTTTGCAAGCGCAGTGGCGGCTCTGTCCGTGCAGAAAATAGGTACTACACCCTCCATGCCGACGCGAGAGGAGATTGATGCATTTTTAGAAAAACACAGGGAGGAGATTTTATGA